A genomic window from Colletotrichum destructivum chromosome 7, complete sequence includes:
- a CDS encoding Putative S-adenosyl-L-methionine-dependent methyltransferase superfamily: protein MPSAKHNVITMAPLVPRFHLFEIDDQTWFPSFLRAHVQEGLHAAWVNRVPVLQPNSPARVAAQILQRILGPRLPSYTFIDFCAGSGGPTPAIERYVNRYLAAQKQPSVDFVLTDLHPNTDAWARAAAKSDHIGYEPKSVDAAAAPRELIDGYTTKGKKVFRLFNLAFHHFDDPLAKAILKNTIETSDGFAIFELQGRDLYSFLMPAILGIGCFLLAPLHAWRLRSLSALIFTYLIPILPFVLVFDGYVSALRTRTPDEVEALMQSCGVRTDGWEFKSGSEAYMPPFGYVNWIVAEKVSSRDW, encoded by the exons ATGCCATCTGCTAAGCACAACGTCATCACGATGGCACCTCTCGTCCCGCGATTCCACCTCTTCGAAATCGACGATCAGACATG GTTCCCCTCCTTCCTTCGCGCTCATGTTCAAGAAGGGCTCCATGCCGCTTGGGTTAACAGAGTCCCCGTCCTCCAGCCGAACTCCCCAGCCCGTGTCGCCGCCCAGATCCTCCAGCGCATCCTTGGTCCTCGGCTGCCCTCCTACACCTTCATTGACTTCtgcgccggctccggcgggCCCACACCGGCCATCGAGCGCTACGTTAACCGCTACCTCGCGGCCCAGAAGCAGCCCAGTGTCGACTTTGTCCTGACAGACCTGCACCCCAACACCGATGCTTGGGCCCGCGCCGCGGCGAAGAGCGATCACATCGGCTATGAACCCAAaagcgtcgacgccgccgccgcgcctcGCGAGCTCATTGACGGGTATACGACAAAGGGTAAGAAGGTCTTTCGCCTCTTCAATCTGGCCTTCCACCACTTTGACGACCCGCTGGCCAAGGCGATTTTGAAAAACACAATCGAGACCTCGGACGGCTTCGCCATATTTGAGCTGCAAGGACGCGATCTTTACTCCTTTCTCATGcccgccatcctcggcatAGGTTGTTTCCTCCTGGCCCCGCTGCATGCGTGGAGATTACGTTCGCTTTCCGCCTTGATTTTCACCTACCTCATACCCATCCTGCCATTTGTGCTAGTGTTTGACGGGTACGTCTCAGCcttgaggacgaggacaccCGACGAGGTTGAGGCACTGATGCAGTCGTGCGGGGTTCGCACGGATGGCTGGGAGTTCAAAAGCGGCAGTGAAGCATATATGCCACCTTTTGGGTATGTGAACTGGATAGTGGCCGAAAAAGTCTCGTCCAGAGACTGGTGA